The following is a genomic window from Thioclava electrotropha.
CTGACCGCCCGAGAAGCTCAGGATGCCCGCGATGTTGCGGGTATAGGCATCGACATTGACCCCGTTCGTTACGGCATTCACCTCCGCGCCGGACTCGATGACGGAGGAAACTTCGCTGCCGATCCGGTCGATATTGATCCCGACGCCGATCGCCCCTTCCGCGTCGCCCTTGAGCGGGTTCGACTTGGGCAGGTTCGCGAGATGGAGGAACAGGCTCTCCTGGCGCGACAGCACGTTGAGATCGCCCGAAAGGTTCAGCACCGCGCCGTTACGGACCACCGCATCGGTCGTGTTGTCAGTGTTGAAGACATTGGCGGTGATGCCGATCGCGAGCTTCTGCTGATCCTCGGGCACGACCGGGCGCGAACCGTCTTTCGGCATCGGCGCCGTCGCTTTGGATTTCACGTCCGTGGTGATGAAGTTCAGCGGGTTGATCGTGTCGATCAGGCCGGGCGCGTCGGGCGGCGTCAGCTGGGTGGGATCGCTCGGATCGCTGGGCAGTTCGGTATAGTCGGTGATCTGGCCGACGAACTGGGTCCACTTGTCACGGATATCACCCAACGGATCGGCATGCGGGAAACGCGTCACCGATTGCACTGTCGCGGCCGCTGCGTTCACCGTGGCATCCTTGCCGATCTCGGCCTGGGTCTTGCCGCTCATCGTCGAGACGGACCCGGTCAGCATCAGCGCCTGGGAATATTTCCCCATCAGCTCGTCCTGGGTGATCTGGCTGCTGGGATGCTTCGCATTGTACTTGTCGAGCGCGCGCTGCGCCGCGAAGTTCAGCTTCCCGAACGCCGCCGAGACCGAACGCGACAGCGAACTGCCGCCCTCGGTCGGCCCTGCGAAGCGATAGGCCGAATTGACCGAGACGGGTTGCCCGGTCGCAGTGACGAGAGTCGTGCCAAGCGCCGTCAGCGCATCGACGTTGCTGAAGTCGTGGTAATCGCCACCCAGCGTCGCAAAAGTGTTGTCATTGTCCACCTGCACGTCGATCGCGACGCCGAAGCCGATATGGGCGGGGCGGTTCGGATCGACCGGTTTACCCTGAAGCTGGCCCTGTGCGCTCGGGATCGCTTGCACCATCGGGTTGTTCGCCGCGCGTTTCTTTCCGATCAGCTTGCTCGGATCGGCCACACCCATCGTCGCGGTGGTGGCATGGACCTTGTTGAAGAACAGCGTCTCGGCATCGAGGTTGAGCGCGCCGCCGGTCTTGATCGTGCCGCCAAGCGCGGCCTCGGTCGTCGATTGCGAGACATCGACGCTGATCGCCACGGCCCCGATCCCCTCGGTCCCGGCATTGGCCCCGGTAGTGATAGAATGCGATTTGCCGGTGAACGCGCCCGCATTGAGCGCGCCGGCCGAAGTCAGCGAACCGCCCTTGACCAGAAGCTGGTTCTTCAGTTCGCGCGTGGTGACCACGAGTGCGCCCGCGTAATCCTTCACCTTGCTCGCCGCAATCGAGACCGTGTGATCTTCGGATGCCGTGCTGGCGAGGCGGATATCGCCCGCCTTGGTCGTCAGAGAGCTACCATCGAGCAGCACCTGGCTTTCGACATTGCTGTTGGCCATCACGACCCCAAGCGCGTAGGCCTTGGGCGAGATCGAATAGGTGGTCTGGGCATGCGATTGCACGACGAGCGCATCGCTGGACGGATCCCAAGCGGAGGGCAGCTTCAGCGTCAGGCTATAGGGTGCGCCGCCGCCGATCAGGCTGCCGGTGATGTTGTCGACCACGTCCTGCGCGCTGCTGTTGAAATTCAGCTGCGGCGTCGACAGGAAGCTGTAGGTGTCCTCCAGAAGGCCCGTCGAACCGAGCTGGCCATTGTTCGAGGGCGTACCACTCGAAAGCGCCGTCGGCGTGATCGCCGTGTTCTTCCAGTTGCCATCCGCAGTCAGCTTGCTGTTGTTGATCTTCACATGCGATTGCGCATCGAGAAGCTGCACCTGCAACGGAATCATGCTGTTGATCGTCGTGGCGCCCTGCTGGATCAGGTTGCTCATCACCGTCAGACCGTTGTTGATCTGATCGGTCATCTGCTGTTCGGTGGTGCCGCCTTCGAGATTGTCGACCTGCTGCTCTTCGACGGTTTGATCGGTGCTGCCCAGCGTGTTCGAGACGGTCGCGACCGAATTCACGACGATCGAGCCCGATTTCAGATCGGCATTGTCGATGGTGATCGAGGCACTTTCGCTGTCGGGGTTGATCGCCCAGGCAATACCCGTGTTGAACGAGCGTGCCGAAAGCAGGATCAGCCCGCCGCCATCCGCGGCCGTGCTGTCCGCGCGCAGGGTGGTGCCGGATTCGACATTGATGTCCTGCGCGGCCACGAGGATCGAGCCCGCCGTGCCAGCTCCGGGATCGCCGGTGAGGGGATAGGCCGCATCGCCCGCCCGTGTCGAGATATCGTGGCTCAGCGTGACGTTCTTGTCGGCGGCAAAGACCAGATCGCCGCCCTTGGTCGTGATCTGCCCGGTGGTCGAGACATTCTGCCCGCGCAGGAAGACGGAGCCCGCCTTGCCCGTCGCACTCGAGGTGGACATGTCGAAACTGCCCCGCGCACTCAGATCGCCCTGCGCCGCCTGCAGCGGGCTGGTCACACCACCCGCGCGCAGCACGAAGGCACCGCCGTCGCCCGCCACGGAGGTGGCTTTCACGTCGAGGCTACTGCCCATCGCCGCGGAGCCTTCGGTGAACAGGAACACAGTGCCGCCCGCGCCCAGCGTCGTGCCGCTTGCCGAGACGTCGATCTTGCCGTCCACGGTCACGTCACCCTTGGCCTGGCCCAGCACGACCCCGCCGCCTTGAGACCCCACGAGATTGGTGCCGCGCTTGGCTGTGATATCGCTGCTTGCAGTTGTCTTCAGCGTGCCCTTGGACACGAGCCGGATCACCCCGCCCTGCGTGACCAGCCCCGCTGCCTGCGGCGTCCCGTCTGTATTCACCCCGACCGAGACCGGATCCACGGAAGTCGGATCCTCCACCTTAATCCGCCCGTTGAGCATCATGCCGAGACCGCCCGACCGCAACGCAAGCCGGGTTGCGTTGATCTGGCCGTCCACCGTGATCTGACCACCGTCACTCAAAGGCTCCGACCCCGCGAAAAGCTGCGCGGTGGGCGTGTCGACAGACGCAGTGAAATTGCCCTTCGCCTCGTTCGTCAGATCGTTGACGAAGCCGGGGGTGGGGGCGCTCATCGTCAACTGCCCGGCATTGATCGTGCCGGTGGAGCTGACCACGAACCCGTCCGAGTTCACGAAGAACACGTTGCTGCCCGTCGCGACGGGGGCAGCGCCGGGCGCCCCGAGGCCTGCATTCAAGGTGCCGTTGATCGCACTCTGTCCGCCGTTCACGATATTGACCAGCGCGCCGGTATTGACTGGCTGATAGACGTTGACCGTGGTCCCCGCGTTCACATTGAACTGGCTGAACGTGTTGAATGCGGTGCCATTCTGGATCGTCCCGGCGGTCACGTTCGTGGTGGTGCCGCTGGTGGTGACGTTGGTGCTCGTCGTCCCGTCCGCAACGACATCGGCGAAGGCGGGGAGCACGGCGAAGATCGCCGCCGAAGAGACACTGCTCAGCCACCCGAACCTGCGGACCACGCGGCGAAAGGTGGCGTTCATTTTGTCATTCCGGCGATACGTCATCGCTATGTCCCCATCTTCGAAGCGGCCCCACGCCGCTTTTGGCGGCCCCCTGCGGCCGCCTTGTCGTCAGGCTGCGTCTCAGCCTTCCGCTTTTTTCAGCACGTCGAGCGCCTTGTTGAACTGTTCGATGTTCACCCGCAGAACCATCGGCTTGCCATCGGCAGTCGGCTTGTAGCCGAACAGAATGGCCTTGTTCTCACCGAAGAGCTTCAGCTCGTCCGCCGAGAGCGGCGCGGCGGCTTCGCAAACGTTGTTCAGGCAAGTCTGCCAGACCATGTCGCGCTGCTTGAGCTCGTCCTTACCCTCAAAGCGGTAAACCGCGCCGCCCGGCAGGTAGACGCCCATCGGCACCTGCGCGATCAGCACCGCGCCTTCCTTCGCCGGCATCGCGATGAACCGTGCGAGAAGCTGGTTGGAATTCTTGACCCGCTGCTCCTGAACGAGGCGGCACACCGTCTTCTTCACCGTCGCGGCCTGACAGGACACGACCCAGTCGCCAAAGGCGGTGTTGTTGGCGATATCCTCTTGCGCGCCGGTCTGGGCCGGGGTCGCGTTCTGCGCGACTGCGGTGGGCTTCTCCACCGGTTTGGTCTTGCCGTCCTGCGCGGAGGTCTGGGCAAAGGCTGCGGGCGCGAGGCAACCCAGTGCGAAAGCGGCCACCACCGCCCCCTTCGTGATCCGTGCTCCCAGCCCTGCCATCTCGTTCATCTTGGTCATTCGCTCTCGTCTCCTCAGAATTTGTAATCCAGCCCGACATAGAATGTTGGATTGCCCACATCGGTGAAGCCCAGTGTCTTTTTCAGCGGCACGCCCACGCTCGTCAGCAGCGCCACTCTCCGGTTAAGCTCCGTCGCCGCGCCGACCCCGAAAGAGGCCAGCACGTCCTGACTGGAATCGAAGCCGCCGGACGCGCGATAGGGTACGACGACCGCCGCATCCACGAAGGCGAAGGGCCGCACGTTCAGGCGCCCCTTCATCCACGAGAAAGGTTCGCGCTTGGAAATCTGCAGGTTCAACACCACGCCGGAATCGCCGCCGCGCACCTCGCTGGGATAGCCACGCACGCTGCCCACGCCGCCTGCGGTGATCAGGCGCGACACGGGCAGGTTCTGCCCCGGCGCGATCTGGAAGTTCGCGGTCGCGTCGAATTGGAGCGCCTTGCCCAGCGGCGTGCTGAAGCTCGCATCGCCGTAGAGCAGCTGATAGGCGCCCTCGGTCTCGGAGGTGCCCTTGGCATCCGCCCGACCGAGCCGCACCCCGAGCCCGACGCTCGCCCGTGCCTTCGGCCATTGCCGGTAGAACCGCCCGATCGCGTAGACCTCGCTCAGCGAAATATCCGAAAATGCGAGCGGCCCCGCCTTTGACTTGTCGCGCCCGGTATCGAAACCACCCTCGAAGGTGAAATAGCGATCCGGCCCGATCTTGAACGGGCGGCGGTAGTTGACCGTAAAATCGGTGGAATCCGAGGTGATCTGGACCGGGGTGAACTCGCCCCCGATGATCGAACTGTTAGAGCGGCTGATCGCTGCCGTCACGACCCCGCCATTCGGCCCGATCGGACGCGAATAACCCAACGAATAGGCCGAGGCCCCGTCCGACTTCTGCGCCTGGAAGGAGAGCGCATCGCGCACGCCCGTAACGCTCGACCAGCGCACGAAGAGCGAGGCCCGGGCCCGGCCCGTCTCGGGACGTCCGTAATTATCCGCCGACAGGGTCACGGCAAAGCGTTTCGGAGACTCGCCGTAAATCGTCGCCACGGTCGTGCCCGGTGCCGTGCCGGGCGAAAATTTCAGCGACGGGCGGATGTCGTAGGACAGATCGAAGACACTCAGTTCGCGGGAAATCTCGTCGAAATCCGGTTTCTCGTTGACCGGCAGCGTGAGCCGGTCGCGCAGGAAGCTCGGGTTGGTCCGAGGGAAGCCCTCGATCTGCACCGACTCGACCTTGGCCTCGACCAGCGCGACATGCAGAACGCCGTTGCGGATCTCCTGCGGCGGCAGCACGGGCTCCGCCGTCGGCACCCCTTCGACGATGTAGAGCCGCTTGATCTCTTTGATCATCGTCGTCAGGTCTTCGAAGCTGATCGGGCGGCCGGTATATTGATTGGCCACCTTTTGCAGCTGCTCGGGCTTGAGATAGCTCGACGGGTCGAAGACGATCTTCGACAGCGTGAAAGTCTGGACCGAGACCGCGCCCGCACCGGCTGTCTGCTTGGCCTGCACCTCGGCATGCGCGGTCGTCAGGGGCGCTGCGAATGTCGCGCCAGCCAAGAGCATTGTAAGCAGGAGGGACTTCACTTTTGCGCCTCCTCATCCCGGGCTCGCGCCAGGGCATTGGTCAACCCCATCAACGACACGTCGAAATGGATCGGCGGTGCGTTTGGGGCTGGTCGATAGGTTAGCTGAGCGACACGGGCGGCTTTCCACGCGGCAAGCTCGGTGTGCGGAAGATCGACGCGCGCCTCGCATGCGCCGGGAACGCAGCGGATCAGTCGCAGTCGCTGTTCGGAACGGCCCGAAAGCTTCGCGAACGCGCCCGATCCGAGATGGATCTGCTGCGGCAAGAGCACTTGCAACCGCGCGCCGCCATCATGTTCGGGCTGCATCCGTAGAGTCGCGAGCCACGTCCGGTCTGCCGCCAGGGTCGTCGTAGCAGCGATGCAGGGCTCTGCGGCCTGCGGACAGCTCACTTTCCAGTCGCGAAAGGTCCAGCTTTGCGGCGCGGCCTCTGCCGGTGCGGCGCTTGCACTGAGAGAGAGAACGAGAAACAGAGTAAATCTTAAAATGAAAGTACGGTTTCCGGGAAATGCAGAAGGCGCGGTGATACGACTTCGCAAAATCGGAATAGATCGACTTGATCGAAATAAAATACCCACGCGACACCCGTTTGAAATCAGCGCTGGCCTGAATGAAAATCAGCGCCTGTCTGAACAAAAGGGCCAAAACGCCTGGACCGGATTTACGGCATATCCACGGTGATGACCGGCACCGTGCGGCTTCAGACAGTTTACGCTTAGTAAATCATATATCAATCTGTCAACAAAACTTTGTCGGCAAAATCGCAGGATATTGATTTGGCAACCTAAAGTAGAATTGAGGTGATAAAACTCGCGCAGGGGAAACCGGACATTAGGCTCACATGGTCGAGGTCAGTCTAACTACCGAAAAAGTCGGTTGCGAAATGACTACTCGGCACAGCGCAAATCTGCCCTAAAGCCGTCGCTCACATTCGAGATACAAAGCTGCCCTCCGCCGACTAAGCTGTCGGAAGCGAAGCCCAATTGCCAGCACTTCCCATGTAGACACAAGATGGTGCACATTCAGATTTCCGCGTCTCCCCGATTGACATCATATACTATAGTTTGCTATTAACATAATATGTATCAATAACTTAGCTCAGAATCCTACCGCCCCAGCCACTTTTCTCAGTAGAACTGAATTGTTTTAGGTTTCTCTGGCCGCTCAGGCCGTGAGATCGGCGGCTGGCTGGCTTGGCAACACGAGGCGGCGACGGGACGTTTCCAGAGCTGTGCTCTCTCGCCTCAATCCAAGGCCACAAATCGCAGCACCTTTCGCTCGAGGTCGAACGGCTTCACTTCGCCGCCGGA
Proteins encoded in this region:
- a CDS encoding ShlB/FhaC/HecB family hemolysin secretion/activation protein; translation: MKSLLLTMLLAGATFAAPLTTAHAEVQAKQTAGAGAVSVQTFTLSKIVFDPSSYLKPEQLQKVANQYTGRPISFEDLTTMIKEIKRLYIVEGVPTAEPVLPPQEIRNGVLHVALVEAKVESVQIEGFPRTNPSFLRDRLTLPVNEKPDFDEISRELSVFDLSYDIRPSLKFSPGTAPGTTVATIYGESPKRFAVTLSADNYGRPETGRARASLFVRWSSVTGVRDALSFQAQKSDGASAYSLGYSRPIGPNGGVVTAAISRSNSSIIGGEFTPVQITSDSTDFTVNYRRPFKIGPDRYFTFEGGFDTGRDKSKAGPLAFSDISLSEVYAIGRFYRQWPKARASVGLGVRLGRADAKGTSETEGAYQLLYGDASFSTPLGKALQFDATANFQIAPGQNLPVSRLITAGGVGSVRGYPSEVRGGDSGVVLNLQISKREPFSWMKGRLNVRPFAFVDAAVVVPYRASGGFDSSQDVLASFGVGAATELNRRVALLTSVGVPLKKTLGFTDVGNPTFYVGLDYKF
- a CDS encoding invasion associated locus B family protein, whose translation is MTKMNEMAGLGARITKGAVVAAFALGCLAPAAFAQTSAQDGKTKPVEKPTAVAQNATPAQTGAQEDIANNTAFGDWVVSCQAATVKKTVCRLVQEQRVKNSNQLLARFIAMPAKEGAVLIAQVPMGVYLPGGAVYRFEGKDELKQRDMVWQTCLNNVCEAAAPLSADELKLFGENKAILFGYKPTADGKPMVLRVNIEQFNKALDVLKKAEG
- a CDS encoding invasion associated locus B family protein, which translates into the protein MGILFRSSRSIPILRSRITAPSAFPGNRTFILRFTLFLVLSLSASAAPAEAAPQSWTFRDWKVSCPQAAEPCIAATTTLAADRTWLATLRMQPEHDGGARLQVLLPQQIHLGSGAFAKLSGRSEQRLRLIRCVPGACEARVDLPHTELAAWKAARVAQLTYRPAPNAPPIHFDVSLMGLTNALARARDEEAQK